In Carassius carassius chromosome 46, fCarCar2.1, whole genome shotgun sequence, the following proteins share a genomic window:
- the LOC132129189 gene encoding receptor tyrosine-protein kinase erbB-3-like: MRQQVLALSALVFLCVPQPVTPQTQEVCMGTKNTLSSTGTPVQHYNNLKERYTGCEIVMGNLEITHMESDLDFSFLGSIREVTGYILIAMNHFSRLQLDQLRVIRGSSLYDKEWALSVFHNFDSHSGLENLGLNNLTEILAGGVQIIQNRNLSYSPWINWQDIVRDSNAHIQIQNNGRRGSCDSACGEFCWGPRKDQCQKLTKTVCAPQCHGHCFGTNPNECCHTECAGGCIGPRDTDCFACRHVNHSDACVPHCPWPLVYNRQTFQLEPNSEAMYQYGSICVPKCPGHFIVDGSACVSSCPPGKKEKKKNGIKQCELCIGLCPKVCEGTGASHRQTVDSSNIDSFINCTKIQGSLHFLIIGIKGDVYHNIPPLEPEKLQVFNTVREITGILNIQSWPDELSDLSVFSSLTTIQGRSLHKPFSLLVMKIPSLMSLGLRSLHEISDGSVYITQNKNLCYHHTVDWSQIVTGNRENDIKDNKPQVKCEEEGHVCDPLCSAAGCWGPGPEQCLSCRNHSRHGTCVSHCNLYSGEPREFAAPNGECLACHPECLPKNGKQTCQGKGADQCAACSNLMDGPHCVSTCPNGVNGEKGQTIFKYPNAEGHCKPCHLNCTRGCTGPALTNCIEVDRLVNSSQIAGIAVAVLAGIIVLLGLFVLGMLYHRGLAIRRKRALRRYLESGESMEPLDPGEKGTKVHARILKPQELRKCKLLGHGVFGTVNKGFWIPEGDSVKIPVAIKTIQDRSGRQTFTEITDHMLVMGSLDHPYIVRHLGICLGTSMQLVTQLSPHGSLLQHLRQHKDSLDPQRLLNWCVQIAKGMYYLEEHCIAHRNLAARNVLLKSEYIVQISDFGVVDLLYPDDKKYVYSEHKMPIKWMALESILFRRYTHQSDVWSYGVTVWEMMSYGAEPYASMHPHDVPGLLEKGERLAQPQICTIDVYMVMVKCWMIDENVRPTFKELASEFTRMARDPPRYLVVKPPQNCSGADESHQRYVKGSHLEVNLEDDDDDEVLQNGFATPPLQLSPTRSHSRLRMTSYRGTTEHTTLIGYLPMTPGDDPRQMRAQSRKMGSVRTESECSEGRGTMVDIELSSQTGSLYRGRSRKESAYMSNSLSVASDPFSSGLEGVDEDHYGYVLPTEKASRSTVPYGRTSRNSKSALPPPKTEVQEYELMNKRPPQLSTSPTDSTALSSPSTPASPHTCSILPQKRDTASTQTEQSDKGTSPSEVDSVESAAAAAACEGTVICTDETQSESIPAEEEPPQDVMVEYEYMDIRKDIHQRNSPVSSPDEVESDGREAIYQNVSARHRPKENEDSDLTPRRSEYVDMEASGITDSEDRDQADYQNFPVNGSPVVGEEPQKTGLRSYIKVCAGVEVQNNSFDNPDYWHSRLFHKQDAVCT, encoded by the exons TTTGCATGGGCACCAAGAATACTCTGAGCTCCACAGGCACCCCTGTACAACACTACAACAACCTGAAGGAGCGCTACACTGGATGTGAGATCGTCATGGGCAACCTTGAGATCACACACATGGAGAGTGACCTCGACTTCTCCTTTCTTGGa AGTATCCGAGAGGTCACAGGCTACATCCTCATTGCTATGAACCATTTCAGCAGGTTGCAGCTGGACCAGCTCAGAGTGATTCGTGGTAGCAGCCTGTATGATAAGGAATGGGCCCTTTCGGTCTTCCATAATTTTGATAGTCACAGTGGCCTGGAAAATCTGGGCCTCAACAACCTCACAG AGATCTTGGCAGGAGGAGTACAGATTATCCAAAACAGGAATCTCAGTTATTCTCCATGGATCAACTGGCAGGACATTGTCAGAGACAGTAATGCTCACATCCAGATCCAGAACAATGGAAGAAGAG GATCCTGTGATTCTGCGTGTGGAGAGTTCTGCTGGGGTCCACGTAAAGATCAGTGCCAGAAAT tgacaAAAACAGTGTGTGCGCCACAGTGTCATGGCCACTGTTTCGGGACCAACCCTAATGAGTGCTGCCACACAGAGTGTGCTGGAGGCTGCATTGGACCAAGAGACACAGACTGCTTT GCCTGTCGACATGTCAATCACTCAGATGCCTGCGTCCCTCACTGCCCTTGGCCTCTGGTGTATAACCGACAGACCTTTCAGCTGGAGCCCAACTCTGAAGCCATGTATCAGTACGGTTCCATCTGCGTACCCAAATGTCCCG GACACTTTATTGTGGATGGCAGTGCATGTGTGAGCAGTTGCCCTCctggtaaaaaagaaaaaaagaaaaatggcatTAAGCAGTGTGAACTTTGCATTGGCCTGTGCCCCAAAG TATGTGAGGGAACGGGAGCAAGTCATAGACAGACAGTGGACTCCAGTAACATAGACAGCTTTATCAACTGTACCAAGATCCAAGGAAGTCTACATTTTCTGATCATAGGTATCAAAGG AGACGTCTATCATAACATACCACCTCTGGAGCCTGAAAAACTCCAAGTGTTTAACACTGTCAGAGAAATTACTG GAATTTTGAACATTCAGTCTTGGCCCGATGAACTCAGTGATCTGTCTGTTTTCTCCAGTCTCACTACCATTCAGGGAAGATCTCTACACAA GcccttctctttgttggtgatgaaGATTCCCTCCCTCATGTCTCTGGGTCTGCGTTCCTTGCATGAGATCAGCGATGGCAGTGTGTACATCACtcaaaataaaaacctgtgttaCCATCACACCGTCGACTGGAGCCAGATCGTCACCGGTAACCGTGAAAATGACATCAAAGACAACAAACCCCAGGTCAAATGTG AGGAAGAGGGCCATGTGTGTGACCCACTGTGCTCGGCAGCAGGATGTTGGGGCCCGGGACCTGAGCAGTGTTTGTCGTGCAGGAACCACAGTCGGCATGGCACCTGTGTATCCCACTGCAACCTCTACTCTGG AGAGCCACGGGAGTTTGCAGCACCGAACGGAGAGTGCCTTGCTTGTCACCCTGAGTGTTTACCCAAAAATGGGAAACAAACATGCCAAGGAAAA GGTGCTGATCAGTGTGCAGCATGTTCGAACCTGATGGATGGCCCTCACTGCGTTTCTACTTGTCCTAATGGAGTGAATGGGGAAAAGGGTCAGACCATATTTAAATATCCAAATGCAGAAGGTCACTGTAAGCCCTGTCACCTCAACTGCACAAGAGG ATGCACAGGCCCTGCACTCACAAACTGTATAGAGGTCGACAGACTTGTGAACAG TTCTCAGATCGCAGGTATAGCGGTTGCTGTGTTAGCTGGTATCATTGTGCTCCTGGGACTGTTTGTGCTTGGTATGCTGTATCACAGAGGCCTGGCCATCCGCCGCAAAAGAGCACTAAGAAGGTACCTGGAGAGTGGTGAG AGCATGGAGCCGCTGGATCCAGGAGAGAAGGGGACAAAAGTGCATGCTCGCATCCTAAAACCACAAGAGCTGCGAAAGTGCAAACTTCTGGGCCATGGAGTCTTTGGCACTGTGAATAAG GGCTTTTGGATTCCTGAAGGAGACTCTGTAAAAATCCCTGTGGCTATAAAGACCATCCAAGACCGCAGTGGCCGGCAAACCTTCACAGAGATTACTGAT CACATGCTTGTGATGGGAAGCCTGGATCACCCGTATATAGTGCGTCACCTTGGGATCTGTCTGGGGACGAGTATGCAGCTGGTCACCCAGCTCAGTCCTCACGGATCCCTGCTGCAACACCTTCGCCAACACAAAGACAGTCTGGATCCTCAGCGTCTGCTCAACTGGTGTGTGCAGATCGCAAAG GGAATGTATTATCTTGAGGAGCACTGCATAGCCCATAGGAACCTCGCTGCACGCAATGTGCTGCTCAAGAGTGAATACATAGTACAGATCTCAGACTTTGGGGTGGTAGACCTGCTGTATCCAGATGATAAGAAATATGTGTACAGTGAACACAAG ATGCCAATAAAATGGATGGCATTAGAGAGTATCCTCTTCAGAAGATACACTCATCAGAGTGATGTGTGGAGCTACG GGGTGACTGTATGGGAAATGATGTCATATGGAGCTGAGCCATATGCATCCATGCATCCTCATGATGTGCCAGGTCTGTTGGAGAAAGGAGAGCGACTGGCTCAACCACAAATCTGCACCATAGACGTCTACATGGTCATGGTCAAGT GCTGGATGATTGATGAGAATGTAAGGCCTACATTTAAAGAGCTCGCCAGTGAATTTACGAGAATGGCCAGAGATCCACCTCGATACCTTGTGGTGAAA CCTCCTCAGAATTGCTCTGGTGCAGATGAAAGCCACCAACGATATGTTAAAGGCTCTCATTTAGAGGTAAACTTGgaggacgatgatgatgatgaggtatTGCAGAATGGGTTTGCTACTCCTCCCCTCCAGCTGTCACCAACTAGAAGTCATTCACGCCTCCGCATGACCTCCTACAGG gGCACCACAGAACACACAACACTGATAGGCTATCTCCCCATGACCCCAGGGGACGACCCTAGACAG ATGAGAGCCCAGAGCAGGAAGATGGGTTCAGTGAGGACAGAGTCAGAGTGCTCAGAGGGCAGGGGGACCATGGTGGACATTGAACTTAGTTCTCAAACAGGTAGTCTGTACAGAGGTCGCAGTCGTAAGGAAAGCGCCTACATGTCCAACAGCTTGTCTGTGGCCTCAGATCCGTTTTCCTCAGGTCTGGAAGGTGTAGACGAGGACCATTATGGATATGTGTTGCCCACAGAGAAAG CTTCCAGAAGCACTGTTCCTTATGGAAGAACATCCAGAAACTCCAAAAGTGCTCTCCCGCCACCGAAAACAGAAGTACAAGAGTATGAGCTAATGAACAAACGGCCCCCTCAGCTTTCTACTTCACCCACAGACAGCACTGCACTGAGCAGCCCATCCACCCCTGCTTCTCCTCACACATGCAGCATTTTACCACAGAAGAGAGACACTGCCTCAACACAAACCGAACAGTCAGATAAGGGCACTAGTCCGTCTGAAGTAGACAGCGTGGAGTCTGCTGCTGCGGCTGCTGCTTGTGAAGGAACAGTAATATGTACTGATGAGACCCAGTCAGAGAGCATTCCTGCAGAGGAAGAGCCACCACAAGACGTGATGGTTGAGTATGAATACATGGACATACGCAAAGACATACATCAGCGAAACAGTCCCGTGAGCAGTCCAGATGAGGTGGAGAGTGACGGCCGAGAAGCGATTTACCAAAATGTAAGCGCAAGACATAGGCCTAAAGAGAATGAGGATTCTGATCTTACTCCACGGCGCAGTGAATATGTGGACATGGAGGCATCTGGGATAACTGACTCTGAGGACAGAGATCAGGCTGATTATCAGAACTTTCCGGTAAATGGAAGCCCCGTTGTGGGAGAGGAGCCACAAAAGACAGGTCTCAGATCCTACATAAAAGTGTGTGCTGGAGTGGAGGTGCAAAACAATTCATTTGACAACCCAGACTACTGGCACAGCAGACTGTTCCACAAGCAGGATGCCGTTTGCACATGA
- the LOC132129115 gene encoding proliferation-associated protein 2G4-like, whose translation MSGDDDQQEQTIADDLVVTKYKMGADITNQALKVVIEAAKPGVSVLSLCEKGDAFIAAETGKVFKKEKEIKKGIAFPTCVSVNNCVCHFSPLKSDPDYTLKDGDLVKIDLGVHVDGFISNIAHSFVVGASKDAPVTGRKADVIKAAHLCAEAALRLVKPGNQNTQLTEAWNKIAQSFKCMAIEGMLSHQLKQHVIDGEKTIIQNPTDQQRKDHEKAEFEVHEVYAVDVLISTGEGKARDSGQRTTVYKRDPSKQYGLKMKTSRVFFSEVERRFDAMPFTLRAFEDESKARLGVVECAKHELLQPFSVLHEKEGEYVAQFKFTVLLMANGPLRITSGTFDPELYKSEHEVQDPELKALLQSSASRKAQKKKKKKASKNVESATGQPVEAENEAAA comes from the exons ATGTCAGGAGACGACGACCAGCAAGAGCAAACCATTGCTGATGACTTGGTGGTCACCAAGTACAAGATGGGGGCCGACATAACAAACC AGGCTTTGAAGGTGGTCATCGAAGCAGCCAAGCCTGGTGTGTCTGTCCTCAGCCTGTGCGAGAAAGGAGATGCTTTCATCGCTGCCGAAACAGGCAAGGTCTTCAAGAAGGAGAAAGAGATAAAGAAAG GGATTGCCTTTCCCACCTGTGTGTCTGTGAACAACTGTGTATGCCACTTCTCACCGCTGAAGAGCGATCCAGACTACACGCTTAAAGACGGTGACTTGGTTAAAAT tGACCTCGGAGTGCATGTGGATGGCTTCATCTCCAATATTGCTCACAGCTTTGTGGTTGGTGCGAGCAAA GATGCTCCTGTGACAGGACGGAAAGCAGATGTGATCAAAGCTGCCCACTTGTGTGCAGAAGCAGCTCTGCGGCTGGTTAAGCCTGGGAATCAG AACACTCAGCTCACGGAGGCCTGGAACAAGATTGCCCAATCATTCAAATGCATGGCTATAGAGG GCATGCTGTCTCATCAGTTAAAGCAGCACGTCATTGATGGAGAGAAGACCATCATTCAGAACCCCACCGACCAGCAGAG GAAGGACCATGAGAAGGCAGAATTTGAAGTGCATGAGGTGTACGCTGTGGATGTGCTCATTAGCACTGGAGAGGGAAAG GCTAGAGACTCCGGGCAGAGGACCACTGTTTACAAGCGAGACCCCAGCAAGCAGTATGGACTGAAGATGAAGACCTCCAGGGTGTTCTTTAGTGAGGTCGAGCGGCGATTTGATGCCATGCCATTTACTCTGAG GGCATTTGAGGATGAGAGTAAAGCTCGACTAGGAGTGGTAGAGTGTGCCAAACACGAGCTGCTTCAGCCCTTCAGTGTCCTGCATGAGAAGGAAG GTGAATATGTAGCGCAGTTTAAATTCACAGTGCTTCTCATGGCAAACGGCCCTCTGCGTATCACCAGTGGAACCTTTGATCCAGAGCTTTACAAGTCTGAGCATGAAGTACAAGACCCAGAGCTCAAG gcaCTGTTGCAAAGCTCAGCCAGCCGCAAggcacagaagaagaagaaaaagaag GCATCCAAAAATGTGGAGAGTGCCACAGGACAGCCAGTGGAGGCTGAGAACGAAGCTGCTGCATAG